Proteins found in one Lonchura striata isolate bLonStr1 chromosome 25, bLonStr1.mat, whole genome shotgun sequence genomic segment:
- the MRPL45 gene encoding large ribosomal subunit protein mL45 encodes MAAAMAARLCLKGAESLLRAKALPCVAVPVRGRRKWPRVPEWARELSAEEKERRLRSAAPVFPDERMERTFFLACTAEIMDPYVPPEGDARLTSLSKDGVKQQMQKLRQTAASQLALRKIKDHDPDFSTKTFPEKAQEIFIEAHNSLANFNKQKLHSLVTERCYPDMVRGNRYRTIRWRFVESLEPPRVVHVRCEGVLNRGNLYGQVTVRMHSRQILAIYDRFGRLMYGGEEIPKDVLEYVVFERYLVNPYGTWRMHGKIIPEWAPPKDPIIKTVMIPAPDASQEHETVK; translated from the exons ATGGCGGCCGCCATGGCGGCGCGGCTCTGCCTGAAG GGTGCCGAGTCGCTGCTGCGCGCCAAGGCCCTGCCCTGTGTGGCGGTGCCGGTGAGGGGCCGGAGGAAATGGCCGCGGGTGCCCGAGTGGGCTCGGGAGCTGAGCGCTGAGGAGAAGGAGCGGCGGCTGCGATCCGCGGCTCCCGTGTTCCCGGACGAGCGCATGGAGCGCACTTTCTTCCTGGCTTGCACGG CTGAAATCATGGATCCCTACGTCCCCCCCGAGGGCGATGCCCGCCTGACCTCGCTGTCCAAGGACGGGGTGAAGCAGCAGATGCAGAAGCTGAGGCAAACAGCGGCCTCTCAGCTGGC cctgCGGAAGATCAAGGATCACGACCCGGATTTCAGCACCAAAACCTTCCCTGAGAAAGCCCAGGAGATATTTATTGAGGCCCACAATTCCCTGGCAAA ctttAACAAGCAGAAGCTTCACTCCCTGGTGACCGAGCGCTGCTACCCC GACATGGTGCGGGGGAACAGGTACAGAACCATCCGGTGGAGGTTTGTGGAGTCCCTGGAGCCGCCCAGGGTGGTGCACGTGCGCTGCGAGGGCGTCCTGAACCGGGGCAACCTCTACGGGCAGGTGACGGTGAGGATGCACAGCCGCCAG ATTTTGGCCATCTACGACCGCTTCGGGCGCCTCATGTACGGCGGGGAGGAAATTCCCAAGGATGTTCTGGAATATGTCGTGTTTGAGAGGTACCTGGTGAACCCCTATGGAACGTGGAGGATGCACGGGAAGATCATCCCAGAGTGGGCCCCACCCAAGGATCCCATCATAAAG ACCGTGATGATTCCAGCCCCGGATGCCTCACAGGAGCACGAAACAGTGAAGTAG